GGTGGTGCCGTTTGATCTTGTGAGGAGTCCCCCTGATGTCCGATCTTCATACCCAGCAGTCCTTGTCCGGGTTCATCGCGTCCGACCCGATACGCACTTACACCCGAAAAGGCGACGCCCGTTTCTACGCGAAGATCGGGCAGGAGCACTTCCGGGCCGAGACAGACGGGTCGTTCACGAAGCTGGAGACCACGTTCCACGACATGGTCCAGTACCGCAAGGCCGCCGAAGAGGCGTACGCGAGGTTCCGCAAGCATGACTGGTTCATTGCCGAGGGCTATGTGAAGACCTACCGGGACAAGCTGGGCGCGGAGAAGGAGGAGTTCGTGGCGAAGAAGCTCGGCCACGACACCGCCCGCACCGACTACGAGGTCGTCCGCAAGGAACCCACAAGTGCGGAGAAGGCGACCACGATCGCCGCCGCACTGCAGGCCGCGCAGGAATCCACGGATCAGGTTGTCGGCCACACCGACTCCGGGCCGGCGGTAGCGCCCACGGCGACGACGGCAACCATGACGGGGCCTCGGGAGCCTGCCCCTGCGGCCGCGGTCGGCCTCTGACCGTACGCGGCCACGGCCTCTTCGACTGCTGGTGGCGGTGCTGCTCCTCCCCGCACCCCGGGCCGCACCGCCACCAGCTGCCTTCCTGCCGGTTCTGTGATCCGCGAGGTGATCATGCGCTCTCTGAATGCGTTTCCCCTGACGGGTGCCCCTTTCTGCGTGTCGGGGCGCCCGCGTACACTGGAAGTGTCTAGTCCGCTCCCGCATACCGGGAGCAGTTGCTGATGGCGCGTCGCAAGCGTCTCGACCCGGCCCTGTACGGTCAGGTCGAACTCGATCTTTGGGGGCTGGACGACACCACTGCGCAGGAGACCGTCACGGTCGGCGCAGCCACCCCCGACCCTGTTCCGCCCGTATCGGACACGGCGGAGATGCCGGGGCAGATTGAGGAAGGAGCAGACGATGACGCACTATCAAACGCTCGCACGCACCCATTGGACCCGGTACGCGCCGACGAGAGTCGAAGCGATCCCGAACCCGGACGAGTTCTTCCAGATGCTGGGCCAGCAGGTGCACGAGCAGGTGACCGAGCTGACCGTCCAGTTGGCGGGGCAGGACCGGGCCGGGGAGAGCTACCTGGAGAAGGTCGGACGGCTGGGCGCGGCGAGACTGCGGGCGGAGGAGATCGTCTTGACGGAGCTGGTGTGGATCAGCTCCCCGGAGACGAGCCCGGCCGAGGCGCGGGAAGCGTGGGAGCTGGATCGGACCTCGGACTCCTGGCTGACCTCCTGGGCGGAACGGATTCAAGAATCCCCGGAGGATCAGATGCCCGCGACCGAGGAACTGGTCGACCTGGCAGCGGAGTGGATGCTGCCGGTGACATTCCTGCAGGCACTCCTGGAAGCGGAGTACCCGGCCCAGTTCCTCCGCGAGCACCAGGAGACCCTCGCCCAAGCGGCGGAACGCCGCTACCACCGCTCCTAAGCACCACCGCGGAACCCGCCACCCCAGGCACACCTGCCGGGGCGGCGGTATCCGCGGTGGCGTTTCAGCCTGGTACGCAGGAGGATCTCGCGCCGTCGGGCGCGAAAGCCCGGT
This DNA window, taken from Gulosibacter molinativorax, encodes the following:
- a CDS encoding single-stranded DNA-binding protein, yielding MSDLHTQQSLSGFIASDPIRTYTRKGDARFYAKIGQEHFRAETDGSFTKLETTFHDMVQYRKAAEEAYARFRKHDWFIAEGYVKTYRDKLGAEKEEFVAKKLGHDTARTDYEVVRKEPTSAEKATTIAAALQAAQESTDQVVGHTDSGPAVAPTATTATMTGPREPAPAAAVGL